From the Devosia sp. FJ2-5-3 genome, the window ACAAATAGATTTCATCTCGCCAATCAATCCGCGTGATGAGGCCGAAATGACTGCCCCGCTCGATCTCGACCAATTGCAGAGCTTTTGCGCAATTGCCGACTGTGGAAGCTTTACCGAGGCTGCGCGCCGCGTGAACAAGACGCAGTCCGCTGTCTCCATGCAGATCAAGCGGCTGGAAGAGCGGCTTGGCCAAATCCTGCTTCTGCGCGACGGACGCAGCGTTTCCCTGACTCATCATGGAGAAGTGCTCTACGAGCGCGCCCGCAAAATGCTGCGCACCAATGCCGAGATCCTCGATCATTTCTCCGAGGGGGACCTTGCCGGGTCGATCCGGTTTGGCGTGCCCGACGATTATGCCGTGCGTTTGCTACCGGTGATCCTGTCGAGCTTCCAGCGCACACACCCAAAGATTGCCGTGGATGTCTCCTGCATGGCCTCGGAACTGCTGCTGGAGGGCATGCGGGCCGGACGCTACGACCTGATCGTCTTCACCCAGGGCACGGGGCACAATTTCGGCGAACTGTTCCGCACCGAAAAGATGTTCTGGGTGTCGAGCCATGGCGGTCGTGCGCTCGCCAGCGAACCGCTGGCCATTGCCTGCGGGCCCAATTGCTGCATCTGGCGCAAGGACGCCCTCGAGGCCCTGGAGCGGACCGGCAAGGACTACCGCGTCGCCTACACGTCTTCGAACGCCACGGCCATCTCCTCGGCCGTGCTGTCCGATCTGGCCGTCGGGTTCCTGCCGGAAAGCGCTCTCCAACCCGGCATGCGGGTTGTTTCGGAGGAACATGGTTTGCCCACGCTCGGGGACGCACAGATCGCCCTGATGCGCTCCAGCCACGCCTATGGAGGTATCTACGACGCCCTGGCCAATCACATCG encodes:
- a CDS encoding LysR family transcriptional regulator → MTAPLDLDQLQSFCAIADCGSFTEAARRVNKTQSAVSMQIKRLEERLGQILLLRDGRSVSLTHHGEVLYERARKMLRTNAEILDHFSEGDLAGSIRFGVPDDYAVRLLPVILSSFQRTHPKIAVDVSCMASELLLEGMRAGRYDLIVFTQGTGHNFGELFRTEKMFWVSSHGGRALASEPLAIACGPNCCIWRKDALEALERTGKDYRVAYTSSNATAISSAVLSDLAVGFLPESALQPGMRVVSEEHGLPTLGDAQIALMRSSHAYGGIYDALANHIVQSMGNLEQMDTAVAAE